TGACCATACCACCAGCAGCTTGGAATTTTGCCCTCGCCCGCTTTAAGGCTTGGGTTGCCTGGAACTGTTCTTGACGGTCTTCAGCATTAACCTGTCTTAGGCGCTCTTCAGCTTTTTGATAAGCACTTTCTGCCTCTTCTCGATTAATATTTTTACCCAGTTCTCCCCCATTGACCAAGATGGTGACTTCATCAGCATCCACCTCAGCAAAACCCCCCATCAGAGCAATAGGTAACCAGTCTTTCTGGGATTGGGGACGCACTTGCATTACACCAATATC
This is a stretch of genomic DNA from Roseofilum capinflatum BLCC-M114. It encodes these proteins:
- the atpC gene encoding ATP synthase F1 subunit epsilon is translated as MTLKVRVIASNKTVWDDVADEVILPSTTGQLGILSGHAPLLSALDIGVMQVRPQSQKDWLPIALMGGFAEVDADEVTILVNGGELGKNINREEAESAYQKAEERLRQVNAEDRQEQFQATQALKRARAKFQAAGGMVKL